The following coding sequences are from one Lycium ferocissimum isolate CSIRO_LF1 chromosome 3, AGI_CSIRO_Lferr_CH_V1, whole genome shotgun sequence window:
- the LOC132050143 gene encoding WRKY transcription factor 6-like, translated as MDKGWGVALENSDHQVGIFKNKPVFGFNNLSPSSNNHTNYMMMNRREEQAVDEKREVDFFSDKRNLQPMDHLFIKKEDSHSENTSTRSELVVNTGLQLVTANTGSDQSTVDDGISSEILEDKRAQNELAQLQVELGRMNVENQRLRGMLTQVSNNYAALQMHLAALMQQQNSRTENTQDHKIVEAKSEEKMQEKIVPRQFLELGPSGDELSHNSHSSSEERTVSESSRKNVQVTRHKGTIGREESPESESWVPSTVPKLNSSIPVDQATDATMRKARVSVRARSEAPMITDGCQWRKYGQKMAKGNPCPRAYYRCTMAVGCPVRKQVQRCVEDRTILNTTYEGTHNHPLPPAAMAMASTTSAAANMLLSGSMPSADGLMNPNNFLARTMLPCSSSMATISASAPFPTITLDLTQTQNSLPYHQRTTPNPQFQVPFQSSPQHPNFITSMPPPPMPQGLHNQSKFSGLQVSQDAKLQPQQLQHVQNHPSFTDTLTAATAAITADPNFTAALAAAISSMITGSQKEQ; from the exons atGGACAAAGGATGGGGAGTTGCACTTGAGAATTCTGATCATCAAGTGGGGATCTTCAAGAACAAGCCAGTTTTTGGTTTTAATAACTTAAGTCCTAGTTCGAATAATCATACGAATTACATGATGATGAACCGTAGGGAGGAGCAAGCTGTTGATGAGAAAAGGGAAGTTGATTTCTTCTCTGATAAGAGGAATCTGCAGCCTATGGATCATCTTTTCATAAAGAAGGAAGACTCTCATAGTGAGAATACTAGTACCAGGTCCGAATTGGTTGTAAAT ACTGGTTTGCAACTTGTGACTGCAAACACTGGAAGTGATCAATCGACGGTGGATGATGGGATTTCATCAGAGATATTAGAAGATAAAAGAGCCCAGAATGAG TTGGCACAATTACAAGTTGAACTGGGAAGGATGAATGTTGAAAATCAACGTTTGAGAGGGATGCTTACCCAGGTTAGCAACAATTATGCTGCACTTCAGATGCATCTTGCCGCACTCATGCaacaacaaaattcaagaactgaAAATACACAGGACCACAAG ATTGTGGAAGCAAAATCTGAAGAGAAGATGCAAGAAAAAATAGTTCCAAGACAATTCTTGGAATTAGGACCAAGTGGTGACGAGCTATCTCATAATTCCCATTCTTCATCAGAAGAGAGAACAGTTTCTGAATCATCTCGGAAAAATGTACAAGTGACACGGCATAAGGGTACTATTGGCAGAGAAGAAAGCCCAGAATCTGAAAGTTGGGTACCTAGCACGGTCCCTAAATTGAATTCCTCAATACCAGTTGATCAAGCAACAGATGCAACCATGAGGAAAGCTCGTGTCTCCGTTCGTGCCCGATCAGAAGCTCCCATG ATTACTGATGGATGCCAGTGGAGAAAATATGGACAAAAGATGGCAAAAGGCAATCCATGTCCCCGAGCTTATTATCGGTGCACCATGGCTGTTGGTTGTCCAGTGCGCAAACAG GTTCAAAGGTGTGTTGAGGATAGGACAATTTTGAATACAACTTATGAAGGTACACACAACCACCCCCTACCACCAGCAGCAATGGCTATGGCATCCACAACATCAGCTGCTGCAAATATGTTACTTTCAGGTTCCATGCCAAGTGCAGACGGGTTAATGAATCCGAATAATTTCCTAGCAAGGACTATGCTTCCATGTTCGTCAAGCATGGCGACTATTTCAGCATCAGCTCCGTTTCCTACTATAACATTGGACCTAACTCAAACCCAAAACTCGTTGCCTTATCATCAAAGGACAACTCCAAATCCTCAATTTCAAGTCCCTTTCCAATCAAGCCCTCAACATCCAAACTTTATTACTTCAATGCCACCCCCACCAATGCCTCAGGGTTTACATAACCAATCAAAATTTTCAGGACTACAAGTTTCTCAAGATGCTAAACTTCAAcctcaacaattacaacatgttcaaaaccACCCATCATTTACCGACACGCTTACGGCCGCCACTGCTGCCATCACGGCGGATCCCAATTTCACTGCCGCTCTGGCCGCCGCCATCTCGTCCATGATTACTGGTTCTCAAAAAGAACAGTAG